The genomic region aatgcttcacagagttcaagtaacagacacatctcaacatcaactgttcagaggagactgcatgaatcaggccttcatggtcgaattgctgcaaagaaaccactactaaaggacaccaatgagaagtagagacttgcttgggccaagaaacacaagcattggacattagaccggtggaaatatgtctGCTCTAAGGAGTCCAAATGGGAGATTGtgttggtgaacggatgatctccacatgtgtggttcccaccgtgggTCTGGTGACAGtcagtgattttatttagaattcaaggcacacttaaccagcatggctaccacagcattctgcagtggtacgccatcccatctagtttgtgtttagtgggactatcattttttttaacaggacaatgacccaaaacacacctccaggctatgtaaggggtATTTGACCAAGGacagtgatgaagtgctgcatcaacccaattgagatggttggggatgagttggaccgcagagtgaaggaaaagcatccaacaagtgctcagcatatgtgggaactccttcaagactgttggaaattcctcttgaagctggttgagagaatgccaagagtgtgcaaagctgtcaaggcaaagggtggctacttgaaagaatctcaaatataaaatatgtttagatttaacactttttgggttattacatgattccatgtgttatttcatatattTATTGTCTaaactattattctaccatgtataaaatagtaaaaataaagaaaaacccttgaatgggtaggtgtcgAAACTTATGAGTACGCCCCTAATccaattctaaagtataatacatTCACAGTGCGATTTAAACAGAGTCACTTTTTTGTATCAAATTAACTAGCTATTTCATCTTAAGCATTATCTAGTCCAAATATGTAATGTATACAATATTTGTATCCATTTGAATCACTTCCAATGGcggacatttattttgaaggcgaaCAGCAAATTCCATTGTTGTGGAAAATCcttattgtgtctagctccacaGATAAAAATATATTTACGTTTGAAGCATACCGTGTGAACTTTGAGGACGTTGATTGAACACTGCAATGCAAATTACTATAACATAAGTGTTTAAATTAGACATAGTGCCAAGAACATGACCGATACCGTCGTCTTTCATGCTCAGCTAGCCTCCATCATTGAGGTTTTGGCGAATGCAGCCGTTGCCGAAATCTGCAAACTTGTAGATGACGGACATGCTGCCTTACGTTTGGAAATTTCCCATAGTCAGAAAGAAATCGATAACCTGCGGAGGAAGCTGCTTTTGACAAAATACCAGAGTTCTCAACAGGGCACAGAGAAATTCGGAGCCCTGCGACGCACAGTTCACTGGCGCGACACCAATCGTGTTGCCCGAGCAAGAGGGAGCTTAGTAGGAAAGTCATTAGACAGACTTAGATATTGTAGTTTTTAAAAACCATATTTCAACACTTTCAAAATAATGGTCATGTAGAATATGTAACGTTTATAAGGGTTTGTGTTTTCTGGTGCAGTGGAGAATTGTTTTGCCGACAGTGAAAGGGGCAACTTAACGCAGGATGTCACCAACTGGAGAGACTCAGGACGCACAGCAACAGACCAGGATGGGAGCATGCAGGTCAGTTGTCATAGACATGGTCAAATATATGATTTGTTTTCTCATATTTCAAATGGTTTTGGGGATATGTTTCTAATAAAATGTTTCTGATGATTACAAAACAGGTGGCAGATATGCAAGAGGCACCTCTTATCAAAATGGAGAACCTTGACACCAGTAGAACGGAAGGTATTTTTGTGCAACTTATCAAATCTATGCAGTTTATACTTTATGTTAAGTAAAGACTTAAGTGTGTATTGCAGTATTTTATTACCTTCTTAGTCATAACCCATAACTATTAAATAAGGCAAAGAAGAATCAGTGTCCACTACAGGAAGCTAATGCTGTGCTTTACATTGACCCATTTCAGAGATTGTCCAACTGGtcagtgagaacagtgagaagATTGTGCCAGAACCAGGTTCTTCATCCTCTACTGAACCCACAGACCATCTGGGCCAGCAGGGCAACAGACACAGAGCTCCAGACACCTCACTCAACATAGAACCTGAAAACCAGACGTTCCAGCATCCAGCTTCACAATACAGCAGAGCAAGACAGGACCATCAGGTTGCTGAGGGTGTGACCTGGGAAACTGACCATCAACCCATAGAATACAGCCTGTCCCAATGGACAGAGAACCAAGAGACTGACAACCCAACTGTGAATGCTCCTCATAATGCAGGGCCAGACTCCAAGAGGCTGTCTGGACatccagagaggagaggggtgccaGGTAACTCAGGGGTCTGCATGTCTGCTTCAGGATCTCTGGACTGGCTGCCTGATGTGGTGATGGTGGACTCAGTTCCCATTAAAGTGGAGGCAGATATGAGTTCAGAATGGAGCATAACTGGCCAAGAGGTGACATCTGGAGAGGTTTGTTCAGAAAGCAGGCAGCTTGTGGACAACAGAGGAAAAGGGGGAATGGAATCTGGACAGACAAAGTGTCCCCCTGACACTCAACATGCAGAGCAAGGGACAACTGTAGGATCAATGTCCAAGATGTCAGATTTCAACAGACTGTCCTCCCCAAACAGCTTTTCATCCCCAAGTGTTACTCTCCACCAGGTTCCCCAAAGAGGGAAGCCAGCCCCCTTCCTGAATTTCAACATAAGCACCACTTCTTCATCGAAAGGCATAGAAAAGCAGCCACAACAGCTGACGTCTCACTCGCCCAAGAGTCAGCTCCAGTGCAGCCTCTGCGGGAAGCCCTTCCCCCAGCCGGCGCACCTGCGGAGGCACATGCGGGTCCATACAGGGGAGAAACCGTACGGCTGCAGCCACTGTACCAAGCGCTTCTCCCACAGCCACCAGCTGAAGATGCATGAGAGGGTGCACACCGGAGAGAAACCATTTCATTGCATCTACTGTGGGAAGTGCTTCACCCAGTCTGGCCACATGAAGAAGCACCTCCTCGTCCACACTGGTGGCAGGCCACAGGACGTTGTGCTGCCCTGAGTGTTCCAGGGTGAAGTTCCGACtagatacagatctaggatcagcttcctctctcccaatcctaacctttaCCACTTATGGAAAAAAATGCTAAACTTACCCAACATCAGCATCTAGGGGCAGCTTCACACTTCTCCACCCGGTGTAATAATATGCAgtgccaggagtttttcctcacCACGTGACAAGACCAAGGAAAAACTCATGGGCCTAGTTGTAAGGGGAATGGCTCCACACTACTGGGGTTTTCATATGAACACTGGGTCCATGTGTTTTTAACAGTTTGGATGTTTTCCACATTGAACACGACcctctgtgtgtagtggttgtgttttCAGTTCAGCTAGCTTAATGCTTGGTCCAGAGTGGATTGATAATGTATAAGTTATTACAGGTGAAGATTTTAAACATCCTCAAGAATTTGTATTGGTGCAGTGGTGAACCAAAGAACAGCATTTAATAAttctggaagctctggacaggTGCCTGGGTGAGCAAAGCCTGTTGGTGGTTGAGAGTTGGTTGCTCGGCTCTTCTCTTACCTGAACgcaggaaagaggaggaaggttcagggaagaggaggaaggttcagggaagaggaggaaggttcagggaagaggaggaaggttcagggaagaggaggaaggttcAGGGAAGAGCGCAACGGTGACCTCTTTTCTGGACATCTACATGGCAGAAGAGCAAAGCGACAGTTTCACAGACACCAACACAGTCCTGGCACTGTAAATGGACATGGTGACCTAGCTGGTGCAAGTAGAGAGAGTGCTGACTGGAATGGTATGCTGTCAGTGGTTGGGTTTATAGAACTATCTTCATACCCCTTTACCTTCTTCATCATATTCAGCCTTGGAAACCATATGCTGGTTTTTGAGTCCCAGAATTGGAATGAATTGAATTTCAACCCCATCAATTCAATCAGAGTTCTCTCTGGTTTAATTCCTTTCCATTCTGACTGTTTTGAGCAGGTTTGGCAGGTTAGGATGTGCATCATCACTGTAGACCTGGGGTCTTCAACCTTTCCTTGCCCAGGGAGCCCCGCCCAGGCAAACCGGCCAACCAGGGATCCTCATCATATGTTAGCAAAACATTTTTCACATGTCTTAATTAACATCAGGAGAATGGCAGGGAGAagttatcaacattttaaaataaattaaattttTAAAGAATTTTGACCATGCCACATTATAATTGGAAGGGGAACTCTAACATAGCCTATAAGCTAGAACGGTAACTCCAAACACATTTTCACTAAGAGCTGCTGTTtagctggttaaacaaaggttagcgGTGTTTTGGCAAAAATGAAGTCAAGAAAGCTTACCAGCAGCACTTGCCTCACTTGTGGCCTATTGACTGGGGGATGACTGACTGGGGGGCCTATTGACTGGGTGATGACTGACTGGGTGGCTATTGACTGGGGGATGACTGACTGGTGGCCTATTGACTGGGGGATGACTGACTGGTGGCCTATTGACTGGGGGATGACTGACTGGGGGGGCTATTGACTGGGGGATGACTGACTGGGGGGCTATTGACTGGGGGATGACTGACTGGGGGGCTATTGACTGGGGGATGACTGACTGGGGGGGCTATTGACTGGGGGATGACTGACTGGGGGGCTATTGCCTGGGGGATGACTGACTGGGGGGGCTATTGACTGGGGGATGACTGACTGGGGGGGCTATTGACTGGGGGATGACTGACTGGGGGGCTATTGACTGGGGGATGACTGACTGGTGGCCTATTGACTGGGGGATGACTGACTGGGGGGGGCTATTGACTGGGGGATGACTGACTGGGGGGGCTATTGACTGGGGGATGACTGACTGGGGGGCTATTGACTGGAGGATGACTGACTGGGGGGCTATTGACTGGTGGATGACTGACTGGGGGGCTATTGACTTGGGGATGACTGACTGGGGGGCTATTGACTGGTGGATGACTGACTGGGGGGCTATTGACTGGTGGATGACTGACTGGGGGGCTATTGACTGGTGGATGACTGACTGGGGGGCCTATTGACTGGTGGATGACTGACTGGGGGGCCTATTGACTGGGGGATGACTGACTGGGGGGGCTATTGACTGGGGGATGACTGACTGGTGGCCTATTGACTGGGGGATGACTGACTGGGGGGGGCTATTGACTGGTGGATGACTGACTGGTGGCCTATTGACTGGTGGCCTATTGACTGGAGGATGACTGACTGGGGGGGCTATTGACTGGTGGATGACTGACTGGTGGAGGACTGACTGGGGGGGCTATTGACTGGTGGATGACTGACTGGGGGGGCTATTGACTGGTGGATGACTGACTGGGGGGGCTATTGACTGGTGGATGACTGACTGGGGGGGCTATTGACTGGTGGATGACTGACTGATTTATAAAAacattataaatatatatttgttaatACCCCTAGGGGGTGTGGCCCCCCGGTTGAATAGCTCTGCTCTAGAAACCAAGCTACTCACTCACCTCTTCTTTAATCCCAGAATCCCCAGAGGTACTATGGTCTAGGGAAACCTCATCTTCTGGAGGTATTAACAGTACCTGTAGATTTATCTCACCTAGAACATCACCTTCCTACTTTCATAATATCAGATTTGAAACCACTCACTCGTTGTTTTTGATTCTCCATACAGATTAACATTCATATAATAGACTAATACAGTTGGGGCAAAATGTATTGTGTTTACACTGCGTGTACACAACATGAAGAACGACTGGCTAATATTGAGTTGAGCACCCCCCTTTGCCATTAGAACAGCCTCAGTTCTTcagaacatggactctacaaggtgttgtaagACTCTCCCCACTCCCTTTCAACCTcagaacatggactctacaaggtgttgtaagACGCTCCCCACCTCCTTTCACCCTcagaacatggactctacaaggtgttgtaagACGCTCCCCACCTCCTTTCACCCTcagaacatggactctacaaggtgttgtaagactctccccactccctttcaccctcagaacatggactctacaaggtgttgtaagactctccccactccctttcaccctcagaacatggactctacaaggtgttgtaagacgctccccactccctttcaccctcagaacatggactctacaaggtgttgtaagactctccccactccctttcaccctcagaacatggactctacaaggtgttgtaagactctccccactccctttcaccctcagaacatggactctacaaggtgttgtaagactctccccactccctttcaccctcag from Oncorhynchus kisutch isolate 150728-3 unplaced genomic scaffold, Okis_V2 scaffold2467, whole genome shotgun sequence harbors:
- the LOC109888139 gene encoding B-cell CLL/lymphoma 6 member B protein-like, producing the protein MTDTVVFHAQLASIIEVLANAAVAEICKLVDDGHAALRLEISHSQKEIDNLRRKLLLTKYQSSQQGTEKFGALRRTVHWRDTNRVARARGSLVVENCFADSERGNLTQDVTNWRDSGRTATDQDGSMQVADMQEAPLIKMENLDTSRTEEIVQLVSENSEKIVPEPGSSSSTEPTDHLGQQGNRHRAPDTSLNIEPENQTFQHPASQYSRARQDHQVAEGVTWETDHQPIEYSLSQWTENQETDNPTVNAPHNAGPDSKRLSGHPERRGVPGNSGVCMSASGSLDWLPDVVMVDSVPIKVEADMSSEWSITGQEVTSGEVCSESRQLVDNRGKGGMESGQTKCPPDTQHAEQGTTVGSMSKMSDFNRLSSPNSFSSPSVTLHQVPQRGKPAPFLNFNISTTSSSKGIEKQPQQLTSHSPKSQLQCSLCGKPFPQPAHLRRHMRVHTGEKPYGCSHCTKRFSHSHQLKMHERVHTGEKPFHCIYCGKCFTQSGHMKKHLLVHTGGRPQDVVLP